A window of the Bufo gargarizans isolate SCDJY-AF-19 chromosome 1, ASM1485885v1, whole genome shotgun sequence genome harbors these coding sequences:
- the LOC122925129 gene encoding gastrula zinc finger protein XlCGF17.1-like, protein MMEEHQPLISQENPTESSEENSTLSLEDKDITKHSSGENLITLNVHPGLHSTDLSCNPPNHEEPSPDQSQIATTSTGQKEVKDFTKNSVLSTRRGIHIGEKPYSCSQCGKYFTQKSNLVRHEGRHTGEKPYSCSECGKCFTHKSNLVTHKRSHTGEKPYSCSECGKRFTDKSNFVRHTRNHTGEKPYTCSECGKCFKDRSGLVCHERIHTGEKPYSCSKCGKCFTQKSNLVTHERTHTGEKSYACLECGKCFTVKAYLAIHERSHTGEKPYSCSECGECFTTNARLMGHHIRHTGKKPYSCSECGKSFTSKSNLVTHKRIHTGEKPYSCSECGKCFKDKSSLVYHERIHTGLKPYSCSECGICFISISRLRDHQRSHTGKNPF, encoded by the coding sequence aAAATCCCACTGAGAGTTCTGAAGAAAACTCCACCTTATCACTAGAGGACAAAGATATCACAAAGCACTCTTCAGGAGAAAATCTCATTACCCTTAATGTACATCCAGGtcttcacagtacagatctgtCATGTAATCCCCCTAATCAtgaggaaccttctcctgaccaatcacagattgcTACCACAAGTACAGGTCAGAAAGAGGTTAAAGACTTTACAAAAAACTCAGTTCTTTCTACACGAAGAGGAATTCAcataggggagaagccatattcatgttcacagtgtgggaaatattttacacagaaatcaaatcttgttagacatgagggacgtcacacaggagagaaaccatattcatgttcagaatgtgggaaatgttttacacacaaatcaaatcttgttactcataagagaagtcacacaggagagaaaccatattcatgttcagagtgtgggaaGCGTTTTACAGATAAGTCAAATTTTGTTAGACATacgagaaatcacacaggagagaagccgtatacgtgttcagaatgtgggaaatgttttaaagacAGATCAGGTCTTGTTtgccatgagagaattcacacaggagagaagccatattcatgttcaaaatgtgggaaatgttttacacagaaatcaaatcttgttacacatgagagaactcacacaggagagaaatcatatgcatgtttagaatgtgggaaatgttttacagttaaagcatatcttgctatacatgagagaagtcacacaggagagaagccatattcatgttcagaatgtggggaaTGTTTTACTACTAATGCCAGACTTATGGGACATCACATACGTCACACAGgtaagaagccatattcatgttcagaatgtgggaaaagttttacTTCAAAATCCAATCTCGTTacacataagagaattcacacaggagagaagccgtattcatgttcagaatgtggaaaatgttttaaagacaaatcaagtcttgtttaccatgagagaattcacacaggattgaagccatattcatgttcagaatgtgggatatGTTTTATTTCTATATCCAGACTTAGGGATCATCAGAGAAGTCATACAGGAAAGAATCCATTTTGA